A genomic window from Thermanaerothrix sp. includes:
- the rsxC gene encoding electron transport complex subunit RsxC has product MALPTFRKGVHPPHRKGSTESSPVQWIDPGGELVFPMSQHIGAPCKPLVKKGDRVFVGQKIGDSEAFVSAPVHSSVSGVVKEVSQRLVISGALDTCVVVENDGLYEWDPSIAPREDWEGLAPDEIRRIIRESGIVGMGGACFPTAVKLTPPPDKNIDHVIINGAECEPYLTCDDRLMMEEGGQVLRGLSVVLRLFPQGVKGVVAVEDNKPHALGAMRKYLEETGLASKGISVQAVKTKYPQGAEKMLIYAVTGREVPPGGLPADVGCIILNVRTVHQIWNGVVNGRPVIDRIVTVTGDAVKEPKNLGVRLGMSVRELIEACGGFVKEPMKVIAGGPMMGIALGDLDVPVVKGTSGILALSEAMARLGQEENCIRCGKCVATCPMGLTPYELDAMIRQREYDQFESLGGMNCIECGCCAYSCPARRHLTQSCRDGKRTILARRRKGGA; this is encoded by the coding sequence ATGGCGTTACCTACTTTCAGGAAAGGGGTTCATCCCCCCCATCGGAAGGGTTCCACCGAGTCCTCTCCGGTGCAGTGGATAGACCCGGGGGGCGAGCTGGTATTTCCAATGTCGCAGCACATAGGGGCCCCCTGCAAACCCCTTGTGAAAAAGGGGGACAGGGTTTTTGTGGGTCAGAAGATAGGCGACAGCGAAGCCTTCGTGTCCGCCCCGGTTCACTCGTCGGTGTCGGGGGTGGTCAAGGAGGTGTCCCAGCGGCTGGTGATATCCGGCGCTCTGGACACCTGTGTGGTGGTGGAAAACGACGGCCTCTACGAATGGGATCCCTCCATAGCTCCCAGGGAAGACTGGGAGGGCTTAGCCCCCGACGAGATCAGAAGGATAATACGGGAGTCCGGCATAGTGGGCATGGGGGGGGCCTGCTTCCCCACGGCGGTTAAGCTCACTCCCCCGCCGGACAAGAACATAGACCACGTGATAATAAACGGCGCGGAGTGCGAGCCGTACCTCACCTGCGACGACCGGCTCATGATGGAGGAGGGAGGGCAGGTTTTAAGGGGGCTCTCCGTGGTTCTTAGGCTCTTCCCCCAAGGCGTCAAGGGAGTTGTGGCGGTGGAGGACAACAAACCCCACGCCCTTGGCGCCATGCGGAAGTACCTGGAGGAGACGGGGCTTGCCTCAAAGGGCATATCGGTGCAGGCCGTGAAGACCAAGTACCCCCAAGGGGCGGAGAAGATGCTGATCTACGCCGTCACCGGGAGGGAGGTCCCCCCCGGAGGGCTTCCCGCCGACGTGGGCTGCATAATCCTCAACGTCCGCACGGTTCACCAGATATGGAACGGGGTGGTGAACGGCCGTCCTGTCATCGACCGCATAGTCACGGTGACCGGGGATGCGGTGAAGGAGCCCAAGAACCTTGGCGTGAGGCTTGGCATGTCCGTGCGGGAGCTCATCGAGGCCTGCGGGGGCTTCGTGAAGGAACCCATGAAGGTCATAGCCGGAGGCCCGATGATGGGCATAGCCCTTGGGGACCTTGACGTGCCGGTGGTGAAGGGTACCTCCGGCATACTGGCCCTCTCGGAGGCCATGGCGAGGCTTGGCCAGGAGGAGAACTGCATAAGGTGCGGCAAGTGCGTGGCCACATGCCCCATGGGGCTTACCCCCTATGAGCTGGACGCCATGATCCGCCAGCGGGAGTACGACCAGTTCGAGAGCCTTGGGGGGATGAACTGCATCGAGTGCGGGTGCTGTGCCTACTCATGCCCTGCCAGGCGTCACCTCACCCAGTCCTGCAGGGACGGCAAGAGAACTATCCTAGCCAGAAGGCGCAAAGGAGGGGCATAG
- a CDS encoding RnfABCDGE type electron transport complex subunit D: protein MNRLLVVSSSPHIRDELTVRKIMGLVLLALLPAGVAGVYFFGLHAFWVIAVCVMSAVGSEALWQKVTGRKVTVSDLSAAVTGLLLAYNLPPDISLFIAALGSCFAIIVVKQLYGGLGKNIVNPALAARAVMLTSWPVPMTTWSLHGVTGPTPLALLKGVEAAGAKLPPLMDLFIGNVGGCIGETSALALLLGGLFLIWKRVITWHIPVVYIGTVAVLSAVLHRPSGISMGPLYEIFAGGLFLGAIFMATDYATSPMDKSGQMVFAFGCGVIATLIRFYGGYPEGVSYSILIMNLTVPLIDRYFKPRIFGQPQGVKRS, encoded by the coding sequence TTGAACAGGCTTCTTGTGGTTTCCAGCTCCCCCCACATAAGGGATGAGCTGACGGTCCGTAAGATAATGGGGCTGGTGCTCCTGGCGCTGCTGCCCGCAGGGGTGGCGGGGGTCTATTTCTTCGGGCTCCATGCCTTTTGGGTCATAGCGGTGTGCGTTATGTCCGCGGTGGGCTCCGAGGCGCTGTGGCAGAAGGTCACGGGCCGCAAGGTCACCGTGTCTGACCTGTCCGCCGCGGTGACGGGGCTTCTTCTGGCCTATAACCTGCCGCCGGACATATCCCTTTTCATCGCCGCCCTCGGCAGCTGTTTTGCCATCATCGTGGTTAAACAACTTTACGGCGGCCTTGGGAAGAACATAGTCAACCCCGCCCTGGCCGCCAGGGCCGTGATGCTAACCAGCTGGCCGGTGCCCATGACCACCTGGAGCCTCCATGGTGTGACGGGCCCCACCCCCCTGGCCTTGCTTAAAGGGGTTGAGGCCGCGGGAGCGAAGCTCCCCCCCCTCATGGACCTCTTCATCGGCAACGTGGGGGGCTGCATCGGTGAGACCTCGGCGCTGGCCCTTCTCTTGGGCGGTCTCTTCCTCATCTGGAAGCGGGTAATCACATGGCACATCCCGGTGGTCTACATAGGCACCGTGGCGGTGCTGAGCGCGGTTCTCCACAGGCCCTCGGGCATATCCATGGGGCCTCTCTACGAGATATTCGCCGGTGGTCTCTTCCTGGGCGCCATATTCATGGCCACCGACTACGCCACAAGCCCCATGGACAAGTCCGGGCAGATGGTGTTCGCCTTCGGCTGCGGAGTCATAGCCACGCTCATAAGGTTCTACGGGGGTTATCCAGAGGGGGTTTCCTACTCCATCCTCATAATGAACCTCACGGTGCCCCTCATAGACCGTTACTTCAAGCCCAGGATATTTGGGCAGCCCCAGGGGGTGAAGAGGTCTTGA
- a CDS encoding RnfABCDGE type electron transport complex subunit G yields MNEKVKLGTILFVITAVTGLVLGAVQQITAGPISKTKEAQRQEAFRKTLPEADSFASVKFPPVTGVQDVQEGRKGGSVVGYAVTVSVRGYAGPVVFVTGIGTDGIIKGISILSQSETPGLGAKASEPGFSGQFSGKKAQALKVVKSAPAKEDEVLAISGATITSRAVTEGVNSAVEVFEKMGGKRK; encoded by the coding sequence TTGAACGAGAAGGTGAAGCTTGGAACCATCCTGTTCGTCATAACCGCCGTCACCGGCCTGGTGCTTGGGGCGGTGCAGCAGATAACCGCGGGCCCCATAAGCAAGACCAAGGAGGCCCAAAGACAGGAGGCCTTTAGGAAGACCCTTCCGGAGGCGGATTCCTTTGCGTCCGTAAAATTTCCACCCGTAACGGGGGTTCAGGACGTGCAGGAGGGCCGCAAGGGCGGCAGCGTCGTGGGCTACGCGGTGACCGTTTCTGTCAGGGGTTATGCCGGTCCTGTGGTCTTCGTCACCGGCATAGGGACCGACGGGATCATAAAGGGGATAAGCATCCTGAGCCAGTCGGAGACCCCTGGCCTTGGTGCCAAGGCCTCCGAGCCGGGCTTCTCCGGCCAGTTCAGCGGCAAAAAGGCCCAGGCGCTCAAGGTGGTCAAGTCCGCCCCGGCGAAGGAGGACGAGGTGTTGGCCATATCCGGCGCCACCATAACCTCCCGGGCGGTCACCGAGGGGGTCAACTCCGCGGTGGAGGTCTTTGAGAAGATGGGGGGTAAGAGGAAATGA
- a CDS encoding electron transport complex subunit E produces MIRTALERIRAGVFGENPTFVQVIGLCPTLAVTTSAINGLGMGVAATAVLMGSNVVISMLRRMIPNQIRIPAFIVVIAGFVTIIQFLVSAYAPSLDKSLGIFIPLIVVNCIILARAEAFAFKNGVAASLFDGIGMGLGFTVGLLILGSIREVLGNGTIFGYPVFPHYVQPALVMILAPGGFLTLGLVMGYLNYRKDLKRRRRPGGTDMIDADSDADRLGKQTACGSCQVCSMLRTEDDGR; encoded by the coding sequence ATGATACGTACCGCCCTGGAGAGGATAAGGGCCGGCGTGTTCGGCGAGAACCCCACGTTTGTCCAGGTCATAGGGCTTTGCCCCACCCTGGCGGTTACCACCAGCGCCATAAACGGCCTTGGAATGGGGGTCGCCGCCACCGCGGTGCTGATGGGCTCCAACGTGGTCATATCCATGCTTAGGCGCATGATACCCAATCAGATCAGGATACCCGCCTTCATAGTGGTCATAGCGGGGTTCGTCACCATCATCCAGTTCCTGGTGTCCGCCTACGCCCCGTCCCTGGACAAGTCCCTTGGCATATTCATCCCACTCATAGTGGTGAACTGCATAATACTTGCCCGGGCGGAGGCCTTTGCCTTTAAGAACGGCGTGGCGGCGTCGCTCTTCGACGGCATAGGCATGGGGCTTGGGTTCACCGTGGGCCTTCTGATACTGGGATCCATCCGGGAGGTACTGGGGAACGGAACCATCTTCGGATACCCGGTGTTTCCCCATTACGTGCAGCCCGCCCTGGTGATGATACTGGCTCCCGGCGGGTTCCTCACCCTGGGGCTGGTGATGGGGTACCTTAACTACAGGAAGGACTTAAAGCGCCGCCGCCGTCCGGGAGGCACCGACATGATAGACGCGGACTCCGACGCGGATCGGCTTGGCAAGCAGACCGCTTGCGGGAGCTGCCAGGTGTGCAGCATGCTAAGGACGGAGGATGACGGAAGATGA
- a CDS encoding RnfABCDGE type electron transport complex subunit A: protein MSLIGIFLGAVFVHNIILSQFLGCCPFLGVSSKLGTAKGMGMAVIFVIFLASLITWLLYNFVLVPLGLQYLYTLSFILVIAALVQLVEMALKKLNPGLYKSLGIFLPLITTNCAVLGVAVINMNKGYGLLGSMVNAVGASVGFLLALILMAGLRERIDASDTMPRCMRGLPIALVTASLMAVAFMGFTGLI from the coding sequence ATGAGCCTCATAGGGATATTCTTGGGCGCGGTTTTCGTCCACAACATAATACTCTCCCAGTTCTTGGGGTGCTGCCCCTTCCTTGGGGTGTCCTCCAAGCTCGGCACCGCCAAGGGCATGGGCATGGCGGTCATATTCGTCATATTCCTGGCCTCCCTGATAACCTGGCTGCTGTACAACTTCGTTCTGGTCCCCCTGGGGCTGCAGTACCTTTACACCCTTTCGTTCATCCTGGTCATAGCGGCCCTGGTGCAGCTGGTGGAGATGGCGCTTAAAAAGCTTAACCCCGGCCTTTACAAGTCCTTGGGCATATTCCTTCCCCTCATAACCACCAACTGCGCGGTCTTGGGCGTGGCGGTCATCAACATGAACAAAGGCTACGGGCTTCTTGGCAGCATGGTTAACGCCGTAGGGGCCTCGGTGGGTTTCCTCTTGGCCCTCATACTGATGGCGGGGTTGAGGGAGCGGATAGACGCCAGCGACACCATGCCCCGATGCATGAGGGGGCTTCCCATCGCCCTGGTCACCGCCAGCCTCATGGCGGTGGCGTTCATGGGCTTCACGGGACTCATATAG
- a CDS encoding Fe-S cluster domain-containing protein gives MGVEGTLFPAAVLGGLGLCFGVLLAVAAEKFRVQVDPRVEQVRDALPGANCGACGYPGCDGYAEAVVSGEAKPNKCAPGGADVATKVAAVMGMSAEDVVKRVAFVKCKGSPDVAKARYIYDGVMDCREAVVLPGSGPKACSYGCLGLGTCVAVCPFDAIRIENSLARVDESKCVGCGLCVASCPKGVIELVVMDKRVRVACGSHQRGADVKKVCQLGCIGCGLCEKVCPEGAVTMDNNLPVIDQSKCTQCRKCVDKCPTKSIIFLESSY, from the coding sequence ATGGGGGTGGAAGGAACCTTGTTCCCAGCGGCGGTCTTGGGCGGGCTGGGACTGTGCTTCGGAGTCCTCTTGGCGGTGGCGGCGGAGAAGTTCCGGGTTCAGGTGGACCCGAGGGTTGAGCAGGTAAGGGACGCCCTTCCGGGGGCTAACTGCGGCGCCTGCGGTTACCCGGGCTGCGACGGATATGCGGAGGCGGTGGTGTCCGGGGAGGCGAAGCCCAACAAGTGCGCCCCCGGCGGGGCCGATGTGGCCACCAAGGTGGCGGCCGTCATGGGTATGTCCGCGGAGGACGTGGTAAAACGGGTGGCCTTTGTGAAGTGCAAGGGAAGCCCTGACGTGGCCAAGGCCCGTTACATATACGACGGCGTCATGGACTGCCGGGAGGCGGTGGTGCTGCCCGGGAGCGGACCCAAGGCCTGCTCCTACGGGTGTCTTGGGCTTGGCACCTGCGTTGCGGTCTGCCCCTTTGACGCCATAAGGATAGAGAACTCCTTGGCCCGGGTGGACGAATCCAAGTGCGTGGGTTGCGGTCTTTGCGTCGCCTCCTGCCCCAAGGGGGTCATAGAGCTGGTGGTGATGGACAAGCGGGTCCGGGTGGCCTGCGGCTCCCATCAGCGGGGGGCGGACGTCAAGAAGGTCTGCCAGCTTGGGTGCATAGGGTGCGGCCTTTGCGAGAAGGTCTGCCCCGAAGGGGCCGTAACCATGGACAACAACCTGCCGGTCATAGACCAGTCCAAGTGTACCCAGTGCAGGAAGTGCGTCGATAAGTGCCCCACCAAGTCGATCATATTCCTGGAGTCCTCATACTAA
- a CDS encoding Gx transporter family protein, whose protein sequence is MGYPSRRVAVDGLLLGAAVCVNLLEGLFPYPIPGVKLGLSNALGLTAFALWGFKDAALVSIGRVLMAGLLFSGFGLSFLCSLAGVLGALGVLRLLGGLWPERLSLKGLAQAQALAFNLAQLWVASRAVNSFHLFLTYLPIMGISSLLTGFATGTMAGWLRGKIEGPRD, encoded by the coding sequence ATGGGATATCCCAGTAGGCGGGTAGCCGTCGACGGACTGCTCCTGGGAGCCGCGGTGTGCGTAAACCTCCTGGAGGGGCTCTTCCCCTATCCCATACCGGGGGTGAAGCTTGGGCTTTCTAACGCCTTAGGGCTCACCGCCTTCGCCCTTTGGGGCTTCAAGGACGCGGCGCTGGTATCCATCGGTAGGGTGCTTATGGCAGGGCTGCTCTTTTCAGGGTTCGGGCTGTCGTTCCTGTGTTCCCTGGCGGGGGTCCTTGGGGCACTTGGGGTCCTTCGGCTTCTTGGGGGCCTTTGGCCCGAGAGGCTGTCATTGAAAGGCCTAGCCCAAGCCCAGGCGCTGGCCTTCAACCTGGCTCAGCTCTGGGTGGCCTCAAGGGCGGTGAACTCCTTCCACCTGTTCCTAACGTACCTTCCCATCATGGGCATATCGTCGCTGCTTACGGGCTTCGCCACCGGCACCATGGCGGGATGGCTTAGGGGAAAGATAGAGGGGCCCAGGGACTAG
- a CDS encoding NusG domain II-containing protein — MRKLDRWVAALIILVCLGALAARRVIDRTAGTATLEISSPTLQRVIPLDGSFSGTIRIEAPDGGFNVVEVRGKTARVLDADCPDRLCVKQGWLSKAGDQAVCLPHRLVVRVRGDRGEDIHGISQ, encoded by the coding sequence ATGAGGAAGCTGGATCGCTGGGTGGCGGCGCTGATAATCCTCGTATGCCTTGGCGCCCTGGCCGCAAGGCGCGTGATTGACCGGACTGCGGGGACCGCAACGCTCGAGATATCCTCGCCCACGCTGCAAAGGGTCATACCCCTGGACGGGTCCTTCAGCGGCACCATACGGATCGAGGCCCCGGACGGGGGTTTTAACGTGGTGGAGGTGCGGGGCAAGACAGCCAGGGTCCTGGACGCGGACTGCCCGGACCGGTTGTGCGTAAAACAGGGCTGGCTCTCAAAAGCGGGAGACCAGGCGGTGTGCCTCCCCCATAGGCTTGTGGTGCGGGTAAGGGGGGATAGGGGGGAGGATATCCATGGGATATCCCAGTAG